Proteins encoded in a region of the Mucilaginibacter sabulilitoris genome:
- a CDS encoding response regulator — MTISDIHTKVFCIDDDNINHYISQKYINSLLDSPRIKTFINCEDAIHELINIDDADDLPDYIFLDINMPVMNGWDFLDVFDRLRIDPLGKIKIYILSSSVFAHDIDKSRMYPAVKEFISKPLSQDKLKQVFNIN; from the coding sequence ATGACTATAAGCGATATACATACCAAGGTCTTTTGTATTGATGACGACAACATCAATCATTATATTTCTCAAAAATATATTAATAGCCTGCTGGATAGTCCCAGGATTAAAACTTTTATAAATTGCGAGGACGCCATACATGAGCTTATTAATATTGATGACGCTGATGATTTGCCCGATTATATTTTTTTAGACATTAATATGCCTGTTATGAATGGCTGGGATTTTTTGGATGTTTTTGACCGTTTACGGATTGACCCGCTGGGCAAGATTAAAATTTATATTTTAAGTTCATCAGTTTTTGCTCACGATATTGATAAATCGCGCATGTATCCAGCGGTTAAGGAATTTATATCAAAACCCCTGAGCCAGGATAAGCTTAAACAGGTGTTTAATATCAACTGA
- a CDS encoding Nif3-like dinuclear metal center hexameric protein, translating into MSTTKNLSPFNEDHSRRKFIHNLTKVAGTAAFLSLPLAGNAGVFFNMKQKDNTVGEIMDLFISQFPGGALSNTVDTLKAGDRDIKVTGIVTTMFATVEVIRKAINLGANFIIAHEPTFYNHLDETAWLADDDVYRYKADLLKQHNIAVWRNHDYIHRLNPDGVRMGVLNQLNWQSYYNPAASSVLMLPATSLKSLIEYLKQKLFISQVRYIGNPEQSCQKILLMPGAAGGTRQIQAMGKEKPDVLICGEIQEWETAEYVRDAQAEGQKLSLIVLGHIASEEPGSEFMATWLNKNVPGIKITHVLANNSLSFL; encoded by the coding sequence ATGAGCACAACAAAAAACCTGTCCCCGTTCAACGAAGATCACAGCCGCAGAAAATTTATACATAACCTTACCAAAGTGGCTGGTACTGCCGCCTTTTTATCGTTACCGCTGGCTGGCAATGCCGGCGTTTTTTTTAACATGAAACAAAAAGATAACACCGTTGGCGAAATTATGGACCTGTTCATCAGTCAATTTCCGGGGGGCGCCTTGAGCAATACCGTTGATACGCTAAAAGCCGGCGATCGCGACATTAAAGTTACCGGCATTGTTACCACTATGTTTGCCACTGTTGAGGTGATCAGAAAAGCGATCAATCTTGGCGCAAACTTCATAATTGCTCATGAGCCTACTTTTTATAATCACCTCGACGAAACTGCTTGGCTGGCTGATGATGATGTTTACCGTTACAAAGCCGATCTGTTAAAACAACATAATATAGCCGTTTGGCGTAATCATGACTATATACACCGCCTTAATCCGGATGGTGTTAGGATGGGTGTGTTAAATCAGCTTAATTGGCAGAGCTATTACAATCCGGCAGCAAGCAGCGTGCTGATGCTGCCCGCAACTTCTTTAAAATCATTAATTGAATATCTAAAGCAAAAGCTGTTTATCAGTCAGGTACGGTACATTGGCAACCCTGAACAATCCTGTCAGAAAATATTGTTGATGCCAGGCGCGGCCGGTGGCACAAGACAGATACAGGCTATGGGTAAAGAAAAACCCGATGTTTTAATATGCGGCGAAATACAGGAATGGGAAACCGCCGAGTATGTGCGCGATGCACAAGCCGAAGGTCAGAAACTATCGTTGATAGTATTAGGGCATATTGCCAGCGAAGAACCAGGTTCGGAATTTATGGCCACATGGCTAAACAAAAATGTGCCCGGCATAAAAATAACGCATGTTTTGGCCAACAATTCCTTGTCATTTTTGTAG
- a CDS encoding N-acetylglucosamine kinase: MIIIADGGSTKTNWCLVTDEGKKVYFNTEGYNPYFSGTEYIIQSLNESLPTDLEKDEITEVNYYGAGCSTPEMRKIVEVAMQAVFTKSKVNIGHDLLAAARAVLGNTEGFAAILGTGTNTCIYDGKEVVQNIDSGAYILGDEGSGCYIGKKLLTDYLRGYMPEPVRNLFWETYKLTPDDINEQVYTQPRANRFCASFSKFVYDNNVHIEYSRNLVRTSFEDFFRNLVTHYPNYQKYSFNCIGSVGYNFRNVLEEVVTENGMKVGNIIRSPIDNLVKYHLELAPSSL, encoded by the coding sequence ATGATCATAATTGCTGACGGTGGCTCAACTAAAACAAACTGGTGTCTGGTTACCGATGAAGGTAAAAAAGTGTATTTTAACACGGAGGGATACAACCCCTATTTTTCTGGTACGGAATATATCATACAGTCGTTAAATGAAAGTTTGCCTACCGACCTGGAAAAGGATGAAATAACTGAAGTAAATTATTACGGTGCAGGTTGCTCCACACCCGAAATGCGCAAGATTGTAGAAGTAGCTATGCAGGCTGTTTTTACCAAATCCAAGGTAAACATTGGGCACGACCTGCTTGCCGCAGCACGCGCTGTATTAGGTAATACTGAAGGTTTTGCAGCTATTTTAGGTACGGGTACCAATACCTGTATTTATGATGGTAAAGAAGTAGTTCAAAACATTGATTCAGGAGCTTATATTCTGGGCGACGAAGGCAGCGGCTGCTACATCGGTAAAAAACTCTTAACCGATTATTTACGTGGTTACATGCCCGAGCCTGTACGCAACCTGTTCTGGGAAACTTACAAGCTTACACCAGATGATATAAACGAACAGGTTTATACCCAACCCCGTGCCAATCGTTTTTGCGCAAGCTTCAGCAAGTTTGTATATGACAATAACGTTCATATTGAATATTCACGCAACCTGGTACGCACATCGTTCGAAGATTTTTTCCGTAACCTGGTAACACACTACCCTAACTATCAGAAATACAGCTTTAACTGCATAGGATCTGTTGGTTACAACTTCCGCAATGTTTTAGAAGAAGTAGTTACCGAAAACGGCATGAAGGTAGGCAACATTATCCGCTCACCTATAGATAACCTGGTAAAATATCACCTGGAACTGGCTCCAAGCTCTTTATAA
- a CDS encoding NUDIX hydrolase, whose translation MEVMLPKFDSVFSIDCVIFGFEAGELKILLIERNEEPYKDWLALPGYIVEQDESIDDAAERILYELTGLRDMHMQQFHTFGEVNRHPQGRVITVAYYALIRINGQKELRPVTQYAKKAFWHPVSELPKLAFDHSEIFNTGFNKIRRRLHYQPIAFELLPEKFTLTQLQSLYEAVLNKKLDKRNFRKKMLSYGFLKELDEKQKGVSYRAAKLYKFDKRKYGKIFQGEMTIG comes from the coding sequence TTGGAAGTAATGCTACCCAAGTTTGATTCCGTATTCTCTATTGACTGCGTAATTTTTGGTTTTGAAGCCGGAGAGCTTAAAATTTTGCTTATTGAGCGCAACGAGGAACCGTATAAGGACTGGCTGGCTCTACCCGGCTATATTGTTGAGCAGGACGAGAGCATTGATGATGCTGCCGAGCGGATATTGTATGAGCTAACAGGTTTGCGCGATATGCACATGCAGCAGTTTCATACCTTTGGTGAAGTAAACCGCCACCCACAGGGCCGCGTTATAACAGTAGCCTATTATGCCCTGATACGCATTAACGGCCAAAAAGAACTGCGGCCGGTTACCCAATATGCCAAAAAAGCGTTTTGGCACCCGGTTAGCGAGCTACCCAAACTCGCGTTTGACCATAGCGAGATATTTAATACCGGATTTAACAAAATTCGCCGCAGGCTGCATTACCAGCCAATAGCTTTTGAACTGCTTCCGGAGAAATTTACACTTACCCAACTGCAATCACTGTATGAAGCTGTTTTAAATAAAAAACTGGATAAACGTAACTTCAGAAAGAAAATGCTTAGCTACGGTTTTTTGAAAGAGCTCGACGAAAAACAAAAAGGGGTATCATACCGCGCCGCCAAGCTGTACAAGTTTGATAAACGTAAGTACGGCAAAATATTTCAGGGCGAAATGACGATTGGATAG
- the pfkA gene encoding 6-phosphofructokinase, with product MRKISKIAVLTSGGDAPGMNPCIRAVVRTALYNGLEVVGVRQGYKGLIENDMYDMDRRSVSNILNLGGTILKTARCLPFKEDEGMATAYEHVKERGIDALVVIGGDGTFTGALRFSKKYPDIAVIGVPGTIDNDLCGSTYTLGFDTATNTVIEAIDKIRDTADAHDRLFFIEVMGRDSGAIALRAGISCGAEAILLPEKQTALEDLIKNLKDGKSNKKSSSIVIVAEGDKNGGVYDVANAVQKEIKDYDIKVTILGHLQRGGSPSSFDRILGSRLGFAAVNALIAGETQKMVGLQANNILLTSLEEALNQHEFKLEADLLQMVDVLSI from the coding sequence ATGCGTAAAATTTCAAAAATTGCAGTTTTAACTTCAGGAGGCGATGCCCCCGGAATGAATCCCTGCATTAGGGCGGTTGTTAGAACGGCTTTATATAACGGCCTTGAGGTTGTAGGTGTAAGGCAGGGCTACAAGGGGCTTATTGAGAATGACATGTACGATATGGACAGGCGTTCGGTAAGTAATATACTTAATTTGGGAGGCACCATTTTAAAAACGGCGCGTTGCTTACCTTTTAAAGAAGATGAAGGTATGGCCACTGCCTATGAGCATGTTAAAGAACGTGGCATTGATGCCCTTGTTGTTATTGGCGGAGACGGTACATTTACCGGTGCGCTGCGTTTTTCAAAAAAATACCCGGACATTGCCGTTATTGGTGTACCCGGTACTATAGACAATGACCTTTGCGGATCAACCTATACGCTGGGCTTTGATACGGCAACCAACACTGTTATCGAGGCTATCGATAAAATACGTGATACCGCCGATGCGCATGACCGTCTTTTTTTTATTGAAGTGATGGGCCGTGACTCTGGAGCTATTGCCCTTCGAGCCGGCATATCATGCGGCGCCGAAGCTATTTTGCTGCCCGAAAAACAAACCGCACTTGAAGATTTGATCAAAAACCTGAAAGATGGAAAATCAAATAAAAAATCATCGAGCATTGTTATTGTTGCCGAAGGCGATAAAAACGGCGGTGTTTATGACGTGGCCAATGCAGTACAAAAAGAAATTAAAGACTACGATATTAAAGTAACTATATTAGGTCACCTGCAAAGAGGCGGCAGCCCATCGAGCTTTGACCGTATTTTGGGCAGCAGACTTGGCTTTGCCGCTGTAAATGCGTTAATTGCGGGCGAAACACAAAAAATGGTAGGTTTGCAAGCCAATAATATTTTGCTTACCAGTTTGGAAGAGGCCCTTAACCAACATGAATTTAAGCTGGAAGCCGATCTTTTACAAATGGTTGACGTATTATCAATATAA
- the gap gene encoding type I glyceraldehyde-3-phosphate dehydrogenase: MKIGINGFGRIGRLAFRAAIERPDIEVVGINDLVEPDYMAYMLKYDSTHGPFKGTIAVEGGHLVVNGKTIRVTAEKDPANLKWGEVGAEVIIESTGLFLTQETAQKHIDAGAKKVVMSAPAKDDTPTFVMGVNNKQLSASHTIVSNASCTTNCLAPIAKVLNDSFGIEEGLMSTVHAVTATQKTVDSPSAKDWRGGRGAYQNIIPSSTGAAKAVTLVIPELKGKLTGMSFRVPVADVSVVDLTVRLKKGATYEDIKKAMKTASEGDLKGILGYTEDDVVSEDFKGDARTSIFDAKAGIALNDNFVKVVSWYDNEWGYSNKLIDLVQEIGKV; encoded by the coding sequence ATGAAAATAGGAATTAACGGTTTCGGCCGTATTGGACGCCTGGCATTCAGAGCTGCAATTGAAAGACCCGACATTGAAGTTGTTGGTATTAATGACCTTGTTGAGCCTGATTACATGGCTTACATGTTAAAATACGATTCAACTCACGGTCCATTCAAAGGCACTATTGCTGTTGAAGGCGGACATTTGGTTGTAAACGGTAAAACCATCCGTGTAACTGCTGAAAAGGATCCTGCTAACCTTAAATGGGGTGAAGTAGGCGCCGAGGTGATCATCGAATCAACCGGTTTGTTCCTTACTCAGGAAACTGCACAAAAACACATTGATGCCGGTGCTAAAAAAGTAGTAATGAGCGCGCCAGCCAAAGACGATACCCCTACTTTTGTAATGGGTGTAAACAACAAACAATTATCTGCAAGCCATACCATCGTATCAAACGCTTCATGTACTACCAACTGCCTTGCTCCTATCGCTAAGGTATTGAACGATAGCTTTGGCATTGAAGAAGGCTTAATGAGCACTGTACACGCTGTTACAGCTACTCAAAAAACTGTTGACAGCCCGTCTGCTAAAGACTGGAGAGGTGGCCGTGGCGCTTACCAGAACATCATCCCTTCATCAACAGGTGCTGCTAAAGCGGTTACTTTGGTTATCCCTGAATTGAAAGGTAAATTAACCGGTATGTCATTCCGTGTTCCGGTTGCCGACGTATCTGTTGTTGACTTAACTGTACGCCTTAAAAAAGGTGCTACATATGAGGATATCAAAAAAGCAATGAAAACAGCTTCAGAAGGCGACCTGAAAGGTATTTTAGGTTACACTGAAGATGACGTAGTTTCTGAAGACTTTAAAGGTGACGCACGTACATCAATTTTTGATGCTAAAGCCGGTATCGCTTTGAATGATAACTTTGTTAAAGTTGTATCATGGTACGATAACGAGTGGGGTTATTCAAACAAACTGATTGACCTTGTTCAGGAAATCGGTAAAGTTTAA
- a CDS encoding SDR family oxidoreductase yields the protein MNKQTVLITGANKGIGLETARQLAKAGYYIFLGSRDQDRGQKAVEQLKSEGFADVELLLIDVISEESVQTAHDDLAKRIDKLDVLINNAGIPGAFPQLASNADNETLHNVFEVNFFGVIRTVRIFIDLLKKAENPRIVNVTSDLGSLTLHNDPNWEHYQIKSAAYGPSKTALNAYTVALAFELKDQVKVNAVNPGYTNTEFNGNRGPKPVEDGAAPIVEYAMLDKDGPTGKYISDNGETPW from the coding sequence ATGAATAAGCAAACAGTATTAATAACCGGAGCCAATAAAGGTATTGGCCTGGAAACCGCACGCCAGCTGGCTAAGGCAGGCTATTATATATTTTTAGGAAGCAGGGATCAGGACAGAGGCCAAAAGGCCGTTGAGCAATTAAAATCAGAGGGTTTTGCCGATGTGGAGCTATTGCTGATTGATGTTATCAGTGAGGAATCGGTACAGACTGCCCATGATGATCTGGCTAAACGCATTGATAAATTGGACGTGCTGATCAATAACGCGGGTATACCCGGCGCATTTCCGCAACTGGCATCAAATGCAGATAATGAGACGCTGCATAACGTTTTTGAAGTGAATTTCTTTGGCGTTATACGTACCGTACGCATCTTTATTGACCTGCTGAAGAAGGCCGAAAATCCAAGAATAGTAAATGTTACTTCAGACCTGGGGTCACTTACCCTGCATAACGATCCTAACTGGGAGCATTACCAGATTAAATCTGCCGCTTATGGTCCGTCTAAAACGGCTTTGAACGCTTACACAGTTGCTTTGGCTTTTGAACTTAAAGACCAGGTTAAAGTAAACGCGGTAAATCCCGGCTATACGAATACCGAATTTAACGGCAATCGGGGCCCAAAACCTGTAGAAGATGGTGCAGCTCCAATTGTAGAGTATGCTATGCTGGATAAGGACGGCCCAACCGGCAAATATATCAGTGATAATGGCGAAACGCCGTGGTAA
- a CDS encoding helix-turn-helix domain-containing protein, producing MPVLTTTEKQVIPTYSLQESSDTGNSMIEIREAGTHCGSFRLDPAFLIPHRKDYYLFVLVKEGHNRHWIDFMPYTVKRDTFYFTVPQQVHLKEYSAPMVGLLACFTDEFLLLEENRVLKQLPIIQNPAGAHELLLNEQDIVFEEDVMRKMLAEFQADGTWRNQMLTSWLRVLVIYLSRLYTEQFSEACFTLNYCMLKSFQTLIGEHYASQHDVAAYAEKLSITPGHLTEVIKQQSGKTAITHIHERLIVEAKRRLLHTELSVKQIADELGFEDAAYFNRFFKRLTDTTPASYREQIREMYS from the coding sequence ATGCCAGTTTTAACAACAACAGAAAAGCAAGTAATACCAACCTATTCATTACAGGAAAGCAGCGATACGGGGAACAGCATGATTGAAATTCGTGAAGCAGGAACCCATTGCGGTAGTTTCAGGCTTGACCCTGCTTTTCTGATTCCGCACCGTAAGGATTATTATTTGTTTGTGCTGGTAAAAGAAGGCCACAACCGGCATTGGATTGATTTTATGCCTTATACCGTTAAGCGTGATACCTTTTACTTTACGGTTCCGCAGCAGGTGCACCTTAAAGAATATTCGGCGCCAATGGTAGGGCTGCTGGCTTGTTTTACAGATGAGTTTTTGCTGCTGGAAGAGAACAGGGTATTAAAGCAGCTTCCTATTATTCAAAATCCGGCCGGGGCGCACGAGCTTTTGCTCAATGAGCAGGACATTGTTTTTGAAGAGGATGTAATGCGCAAAATGCTGGCTGAGTTTCAGGCAGATGGTACCTGGCGCAACCAGATGCTCACTTCCTGGTTGCGTGTGCTGGTAATATACCTCAGTAGATTATATACCGAACAATTTAGTGAAGCCTGCTTTACCCTAAACTATTGCATGCTCAAAAGCTTCCAGACGCTTATTGGCGAGCATTATGCTTCCCAGCATGATGTTGCTGCATACGCCGAAAAGCTCAGTATAACGCCGGGCCACCTTACTGAAGTTATTAAACAGCAAAGCGGAAAAACGGCCATTACCCATATTCATGAGCGTCTTATTGTAGAAGCCAAGCGCCGGTTACTGCATACTGAACTTTCAGTAAAGCAAATTGCTGATGAACTTGGTTTTGAGGATGCTGCCTATTTTAACAGATTTTTTAAACGCTTAACAGATACAACACCGGCGAGCTATCGTGAACAAATCCGGGAAATGTACAGTTAA
- a CDS encoding ABC transporter permease, giving the protein MLKNYLLVAFRNLSKNKAFSFINIVGLAIGMAACLLILQYVSFELSYDNFHSKKDRIYRINQDRYNNGKLSTRWAGGTFAAGSVFKTALPEIEAFVKIVEAGQSLANYKDQKMVIKNNYYVSTSFFNIFSFPLISGDPETALKEPNTAVISEEIAQTLFHNINPVGQTLYINTDKPLKITGVMKNMPNNTHMKFDFLQSYSTLLKENPPNGDYNLDNAWLSDGCTTYLLLKPGVDPKVLEAKFVPIVKKVYDQYKSAGEGAVYTLQPVQSIHLYSNLMLEFQPNGDGKSVYLLLGIAIFVIIIAWINYINLATARGIGRAKEVGVRKTLGSAKAQLITQFMLEAMLLNALALLAAVLIIIIFIPVFANISGLQMGFTLLVKPAFWIAVVAIFILGSFFSGFYPAIVLSAFRPVEVMKGKIQASPKGVVLRKAMVVFQFAASIFLLIGSLTVFRQLQFMQNQKLGVKIEQTLVIKRPLTKVDSFYRSMNSFKQESLRFPAVKSVTVSTAIPGQPVPWNAGGIKLTTEDQSHGKQYRIVGTDYDYLEAYGIKLIAGRKFSKDFGDEPHSVVFNRKAVEQIGFTKPEQALGRKIDFWGQVYTIVGVVDNFHQQSLRDSYDAIIFRCIPDIRGYVSVKVSSTNITQTIADLKKTWAAFFPGDQFDYFFLDQHFNDQYQTDQRFGQVFGVFTVIAIFVACLGLFGLVSYTIVQRTKEIGIRKVLGATVNSILGLLYKDFALLVLISFIISAPLGWYAINKWLQTYAFRTEINILLFIVPFIAVMIIAFATVSYLSVKAALTNPVKSLKTE; this is encoded by the coding sequence ATGCTAAAAAATTACCTGCTTGTCGCTTTTAGAAACCTATCTAAAAACAAGGCCTTTTCTTTCATCAACATTGTTGGACTGGCAATTGGTATGGCCGCGTGCCTGCTCATTTTACAATATGTAAGCTTTGAACTAAGCTATGATAATTTCCATTCAAAAAAAGACCGTATCTACCGCATAAACCAGGATAGGTACAACAATGGTAAGTTGAGCACCCGATGGGCTGGTGGTACGTTTGCCGCAGGCAGCGTCTTTAAAACCGCCTTGCCCGAGATAGAAGCCTTTGTGAAGATTGTTGAGGCGGGACAGTCTCTGGCCAATTACAAAGACCAGAAAATGGTTATCAAGAACAATTATTATGTTAGTACTTCATTTTTCAATATCTTTTCATTTCCGCTTATTAGTGGCGACCCTGAAACCGCGCTAAAGGAACCAAATACGGCAGTTATATCTGAAGAAATAGCACAAACACTTTTTCATAATATAAACCCGGTTGGGCAAACATTATATATTAATACCGATAAGCCTTTAAAAATTACCGGTGTTATGAAAAATATGCCCAATAACACCCACATGAAGTTTGATTTTTTGCAATCATACAGCACCCTGCTTAAAGAAAACCCGCCAAATGGTGATTATAATCTTGATAATGCCTGGCTATCTGATGGCTGTACTACTTACCTGCTGCTAAAACCAGGTGTTGATCCTAAAGTATTGGAGGCCAAGTTTGTCCCCATAGTTAAAAAGGTTTATGACCAGTATAAAAGCGCCGGAGAGGGGGCCGTGTATACGCTGCAACCGGTACAAAGTATACATCTTTACTCAAACCTCATGCTGGAATTTCAGCCCAATGGCGATGGTAAGTCGGTTTATTTATTATTAGGCATAGCCATATTTGTAATCATCATCGCCTGGATTAACTATATTAATTTGGCTACAGCCCGCGGCATTGGCAGGGCTAAGGAAGTAGGCGTACGCAAAACTCTTGGTTCGGCAAAAGCACAGCTCATCACCCAGTTTATGCTGGAGGCTATGCTGCTTAATGCATTGGCTCTATTAGCTGCGGTATTGATCATTATAATTTTTATACCGGTTTTTGCCAACATATCAGGCTTGCAGATGGGTTTTACGCTGCTTGTCAAACCGGCTTTTTGGATAGCCGTTGTCGCCATATTTATACTGGGTTCGTTTTTTAGCGGTTTTTACCCGGCAATTGTATTATCGGCTTTCAGACCCGTGGAGGTAATGAAGGGCAAAATTCAGGCATCGCCCAAAGGTGTTGTTTTACGTAAAGCGATGGTAGTGTTCCAGTTTGCTGCGTCTATATTTTTATTGATCGGTTCGCTTACCGTTTTCAGGCAGCTGCAATTTATGCAAAACCAAAAACTGGGTGTAAAAATTGAGCAAACGCTGGTCATTAAACGGCCGCTAACCAAAGTAGACTCATTTTATAGGAGTATGAACTCCTTTAAACAGGAAAGTTTGAGATTTCCGGCTGTAAAAAGCGTTACAGTATCAACTGCAATTCCAGGCCAGCCCGTGCCGTGGAATGCAGGCGGCATAAAATTAACTACCGAAGACCAGAGCCACGGCAAGCAATACCGTATTGTTGGTACCGATTATGACTACCTGGAAGCCTATGGTATAAAATTGATAGCCGGCAGAAAGTTCTCCAAAGATTTTGGCGACGAACCGCACAGCGTAGTTTTTAACCGCAAAGCAGTAGAACAGATAGGTTTTACTAAACCCGAACAAGCCCTGGGCAGAAAGATTGATTTTTGGGGACAGGTTTACACCATAGTAGGCGTGGTTGATAATTTTCATCAGCAGTCTCTGCGCGATTCCTATGATGCCATCATTTTCCGTTGTATCCCCGATATAAGGGGCTACGTATCAGTTAAAGTGAGCTCAACCAACATAACCCAAACCATTGCTGACCTTAAGAAAACCTGGGCGGCGTTTTTCCCCGGCGACCAGTTTGATTATTTCTTTTTAGACCAGCATTTTAATGATCAGTATCAAACCGACCAGCGTTTTGGGCAGGTGTTTGGCGTATTTACCGTGATAGCCATTTTTGTCGCCTGTTTGGGCTTGTTTGGCCTGGTATCGTACACTATTGTTCAGCGCACTAAAGAGATAGGTATCCGTAAGGTTCTGGGTGCTACGGTAAATAGTATCTTAGGGTTGCTGTACAAAGATTTTGCCCTTCTGGTGCTCATATCATTTATTATATCGGCACCACTGGGTTGGTACGCTATTAACAAGTGGTTGCAAACCTATGCCTTCAGAACCGAAATAAATATTCTTTTATTCATTGTTCCTTTTATCGCGGTTATGATCATCGCTTTTGCCACAGTATCATACCTGAGTGTAAAGGCGGCCTTAACAAACCCCGTGAAGAGCCTGAAAACGGAATAA